Part of the Aquimarina sp. TRL1 genome, CTCCTATTAAACAGAGTTCTCCTGTTTCTCCTACAGCTACCTCATTATTATCTGCATCGACAATCATATATCGTACTCCTGCTAATTCTCTACCAATGGAAATAATTCCATTATGGGCTTTGGTAGCTGATACCGCATCATAAGGGTAATACCCACTATACACAGTAAATTCTGTCGGACCATAATAATTAAATATCCGCGCATTGGAAATACACTCACTCCATTCTGCTGCAATATCTGCATGCAATGCTCCTCCTCCAAAACTACAATATCGTACTTCGGGAGCTATGATCTCACTATAATATGGTCGCAAATAATTAATGATAGAGGGAACCATTGTCAGTACTGTTAATTTATATGTCTCCATCAACCTGAAAACCTGTAAATATTTAATCGCATTAGAAGGTATCGTATATATACTTGCTCCTTTAAGCAAAGGAAACAGGTAGGTCACTACCGAGAAATCAAATGTCAATTCAAACATTTGAAGACATCGATCTGAAGAAACTAAATTAAACTCTGAATCTGCATCAACTGCATTCACCAAACTCTCGACATTATGAAATGTTATAGGCACTCCTTTTGGCACTCCTGTAGTCCCTGATGTAAAAAGGATATACGCAATATCCTCTTTATTTACTGGTTTTGGCTTGGATGCACTTCCGTTATTCTGAAGAGTAGCTGTAGTAATTACAGTAAAAGAATCTTCATAGATACTTTTTTCTGAAGAATCTAACACATATACAGAATTCGTCAATTCAAAAACGTGAACATTTCGCTCCTTCGGCGTCAAAGGGTTTACCGGAACATAGGCTTTCCCTTCAAACCAAAGTGCCAATATACTGGCATATGTATATATATCATCATTCGTAACCAACCCTACAAGTTTATCATTTTCAGGAATGGTATCATTAATTACATTTCGAATCCTGGCTATCTCTTTCCCTAATTGCTTATAGCTATAAAAAGTATCCTTAATACAAAATGCCGTATCCTCCCGACTGGATGTAATAACTTTATATAAGTTGGTTATGTAATTCATCAATTCTATTAATTATAAACTTTACCTCTAAACTCTCTCTTTTTAAAAGAAATGTCCATCTCTGTTATGAAAACTCAAATGCCCTAACGTCAAAGAAAGCGTTTTATGTGCTAAAGCTTTCTTAATTTTTTTGTAAACAAATATTGCTGAGTACTTTTCAGTGATTTTTTTAGCCAGGATGGCATCATCTGTAAATATAAAACTGGTTTTTTCTTTTATAAAATGCTCCATTAGTGCATCTACAATAACTGCTAATTTCTTTTCTTCTTCTACCAAAAAGTATTTTATATTAAACTCTTTATTATTAACCACATAAGAGAAAAAACCAATAATTTTTTCACCTTCCTTCACCGCAACATTGGTTATATACACCTTACTACTCAATCCTGCGAGTAATGACTTATAAGGAAACGTATCTCCTGGGTTTACCTGTGTATATTGTTTATAATCTAATTGCCAATTAACATACTCTTGCGTCTTCAGAATCAGATCATCCTTGCACAAAGGCGCTATAAACGCCCAGAGTTTATCGTCAATGGATTGAGGGTATTCATAAGATAATACAGCAGTTCTTTTTTTAATTCCCCAGTTATTTTTATTCCTTACTAAGAAAGCGACTGTTTTATCAAGCACTTTTAACACCGGTTTAAACGGTGTTAACTTCGGAAATCTCCCAACGAGAATAGAGGGTTCTACACTAAAAAAAAGTGTAAATCGCTCTCTGGCTAACAAAACATCAAAAGGTTGTTTTTTATAAAACTCATTGACTTCTTCTGCAAATGATTTGATAATGACCCTGCTTTTAGTCAACCCTAAAGCTTCTCTATAAAAATACGTTCCTAATACTGTATCCTTATATTTTTTATGCACCCACCACAATAGCATCCAATATACTTTCTCTACTGTTTTTTCTACTGTATTAATCAAATCAGGAAATAATAGGATGTAAGCCATTATTTTTCCTTTTTCTACAGCTATAATACCGCAATAATCATCTTCTTCAATTCGATTGTTCTGTAGCAACCAAGTCGCTTTACTTTTCGGTAAAGGTGCTACTTCATCCTTCCAGAATTTATTTGATTTTACAGCTTCTCTTAACGTTGATTTTGTTATTGGAATTATTTCCAGATCTTCCCCCATTGGTTTAATTTACAAAATATGTGATCGTTCGATTTCTTGAATTGTTTTAATAATAATTTTTCTTCCCTGCTTGGCAAACTTTGGGTATAAGGTATCAAAAGTGTCTCCTTCTTTTACCTTAATGGCTTTCTGACATAATATTTTCCCTTCATCTACCTTATCATCAATTATATGAGTAGTAATTCCTGTTATTTTTACTCCATATGCCAACGCATCCTGAATGGCTGTTTTAGTCCCCAAAAAGCTAGGAAAAAGAGACGGGTGGATATTGAGTATTCTATCCGGAAATGCTTTTAGCATTGCCTCTCTAATAATATACTTATAATTAAGCATAAAAATAAAATCAATTTCCCGCTCCTTTAACACCTGAATCAGCTTCTCTTGGTAGGCTACTGCACTGTCAAATTCTTTTCTAACCAACTGTAGTGTTTCCACCCCCATCTCTCTGGCTTTTTCAGCAGCTCCACATGGTTCTTCCTGATAAACAACAAGTCTTATTTTACTTTTATCGAATTTCTTATTATCAAAAGCTTCTAATGTATCTTTGGCATTTCTACCCCAACCTGTCACTAAAATCGCCCAATTAATTTTCTTTTCTGTACTCATCTAAATCTACTATTACCGAATTAGGGTCTACTACTACATCTTTTGATGCAATTACCTTAACCACGGTACTTATTATTATTTTTACATCCAATAAAAAAGAGATGTTCTCTACATAGGTTACATCTAACGCCAGTCTTTTATCCCAGGCTAACACATTTCTTCCTGAAACTTGTGCCAGACCTGTTATTCCCGGTAATACTGTATGCCTTTTTCTTTCGTTTTCGTGATAATAAGGCAAATACCGAATCAACAGGGGTCTTGGTCCTATAAAACTCATATCGCCTTTTAACACATTAAATAGTTGTGGGATTTCGTCTAATGAGGTTTTTCTTACGAACTTACCTATAGTTGTCAGCCTGTCTTTATCCGGAAGCAGATTGCCTTCCGCATCTTTTTTATTATTCATTGTCCTGAACTTTATAATACTAAAGATCTTCTCTCCTTTTCCCGGTCGTCTCTGAACAAAAAAAGGATAGCCTTTATTAGCTATAGACAATAATATAAATACAACTAAAAAAACAGGAAATAACAACAGGATAAGTACGAATGCAAAAACAAAATCAATCCCCCTTTTTACATAAAATTTATACACTAATCTGTTATTAAAAAGTATTCCATTTGATAAAAATAATGTCTTATTTCACTCCTTTAAGATACATCAAAAATAAGACATTGAAATATTCCTTGTAAGGGGAAAAATACCCTTTTTTTACTTTTTTAAAGTAAGATATTTCTATGTTTTTTCCTACAGTGCAGAAAAAACTATTAGTTTTTCATCTCATTAACCATAAAACGCCGCTTACCAGAATCCAGAAGAGGAATTTCATCTACATACTCTACAGATATGGTCGCATCAGCTCCTAAAAAGTCTCTGTATTTTTTGATAAATTCTGCTTCTCTCTGAAAAACTCCTTCAATATTAATTTTAAAAAGATAAACGCCATGATCTTTTTGAATCAACTGACATTGTTTCAGCTCCTGGTAATGATTCGCTACATACATAATATTAGAGTATATAGCTTCTCCTTTTGTATCCGTAAGTACGTCCATCTTTCTACCTTCTATACGACATAAGATTTCTTTTCCATCAATCATATGTTTAGCTCCTATATCTCCTGTATCATATCGTATAACCGGCATGCAGTAATTATAAAGGTCTGTCACCACAATTTTTCCTATAGCTCCATTTTCTACAGGAGTATTAGTTTCTATATCGAGTATTTCTACGTAATAACTGGCTGTATTGATGATAAAACCATCTTCTTCAGTATGAATTTCCTGCGCTATGATTCCATTTTCTGTATTAGAATATCTCGATATCGGATTAATCCCGAAATATTTCTTCATAGCATCTCTGGTATAATCATTTAACTTTTCTGAGATCGTAATAACAGAAACCAGCTTACCAGGTAACGGACTACTGTTTTTTTCATCCATATACCTACAAATCTTTTCTATAGCAGACACATACCCTAACCAACTCATCGTTGATTTATTTTTTCTCAGTTTGTCCAGAATGTCTTCTATAACATGATTTTCTTTTAAACTAAAAACATCAACCGGAATGATATTTTTAATTTTATTGGTTAGAAATGACTTTTTACCATATGTCTTCCATAACCTAAAATAGGTCAATTCATTTCCCAGGGTATAACCACCTCTTTCAGAAAAGTAAATATTATCAGCTGTATTTCTATCTCTTTTAGACATATCATGGAACAACCTAAATGGAGTCCCTGTTGATCCACTGGTAAACACCTCCTGCTTGGGTTCATCTATATAGGATGCTGCTTGAAAACCATTAAATTGGTCTCTGATTATATTTTTATCGATAATCGGAAAATCGTGTATAGATGAGTATTCCCTGTATTTTTTGTAAAAATCAGTACTATGAACTGCATGGTCTAGAATATTGATCAAGCTATCATCTTTTTTTGCCATTACTTTAGGGTGTAACGGGTTCTCTATAATGTATTTTATATCTTGATAATGATTTTTGACCTTACCTTTTTTTACTTTATCCATAAACCAAAAAAAGTTCCGTCTTAATAGTTCTGCATTTCTCATTAGGGCGTAATTCTATATCACTATTTTACCTCGTTCATAATTTCCTTAAACAAAGGATGTTTTAAGTATCCTCCATAAGCAATATCCGGTGTAATAAAAGAATTGTTATCATTTCCTTCTATAATAACAGGACCTTTGTTACTAATTGCTATATCCCATCCTATAATCCGGTCTGGAATATAAATAACTGCTTTTTTTATCAATTCGCATGCTTCTTCAAAAAAAGGTATTTTATATTCGTCAAATACCACTTCTGTATCCGGATGGGCTTTTAGCTTATTCCCTCCATATTTCATCAATTGATGGGTTTCTCCTGACAGTACTCCTTTTTCCATATTTACCGAAAGATAATACCCTCCCGAACTTCCATTATCGATTACACTACCTCCTGCTCCAAATCGCATAAAAGCGGATAAAATATGAATGGTTCCTTTTTTATCAATATACGAATCAAATCGAAGTGTATTGATACTATGCGGATAAATTTTATTTATATCGTCATGCTGTATGACTACTTCCTGATAAATACAATCATTAGACAATAGATAATCTCCATACTTTTCCAGCTGTTTTTTCAAGGTATCTTTCCGAACCAAAAAACAACCATTCCCTCCCATGTCTTTGATAGATTTTATAAAAATCTCATCCTTCATTTCTGTTTCAAACAAGGTACTAAAAAAAGAATGCAACTCTTTTGTATCAGTAACAGACACTCCCTTTTTTTTATAAAAAAATGTATTGTTTAGATTATATCCTATGAGTTTTGGAACTGGTAATCCATTATATTCCATATACACAGCAAATGACAATTTATTTCTAAGAATCGAAGCATACTGATATTGATGCATCTTCTTAGATAAAGTTATTTCATCCACCTCTTTGCTACTGAGATAATCGGTATAGTTTGTTACATTTTTTCGATATAAAAATTTTCCGAAATAGAAAAAAGGAAGTTCTTTTTTTACAAACCAAAAGACAATAGCTTCCTTTATTATTTTTAAGATAGGTTTTCTTTCCTTATCATTTAAAAAAACTGAAATTCGCTGTTTCATTACGAAGCGCTACTTAAAAAAATTAATGTTGTTGTTCCAAAAGCTTCGTATACTCTTCCAGTAATGAATCCCATATAAATTGTCTTTCATAATCTTTGACGATTACTGCTCTGGCATTTTTAGCCAGACGGGTATACAAAATACCATTTGTCAATATTTCTTTCATTTTATCGTATAGAGAATTGGCGTCTTTTACAGGAATAATCATACCATTTACCCCTTCTTTTACGATCTCATTACACCCATTAATATCAGTAACAATACTCGGTAGTCCCATAGCCCCTGATTGCATCACCACATTAGGAAATCCTTCTCTATAACTAGGAAATGTAAGTACATTAGCTATTGCGAAATAAGGTCTGACATCATCCTGCCACCCTAGAGATATAATATTCTTATTGGTCTCAATCTCGTCTTCGGTTTCTTTTGTTACCGGATCCAACTCTTTTTCAAAAGGACCTACCAACAGAAGTTTCACTGAATCATTCTCTTCATTTATTTTTCGGAATGCATGAATTAATTCATTAATTCCTTTATCTGTTACTAAACGTCCTACAAACAGAAAAACAAAATCCGAAGGAGTAATTCCTAAATCTTTTCTAAAAGCATCTTTCTCGTTTTCAGTATATATAGCAGGATCAAAATGAGCAGTATCAATCCCATTAGAACTACCTTTTCCAATTACTTTTAACTTGTTTGGTTTTGTATACTTATTCTGTTCTATAATATCTTTTAAGCCATAAGAGTTT contains:
- a CDS encoding sugar transferase, whose product is MYKFYVKRGIDFVFAFVLILLLFPVFLVVFILLSIANKGYPFFVQRRPGKGEKIFSIIKFRTMNNKKDAEGNLLPDKDRLTTIGKFVRKTSLDEIPQLFNVLKGDMSFIGPRPLLIRYLPYYHENERKRHTVLPGITGLAQVSGRNVLAWDKRLALDVTYVENISFLLDVKIIISTVVKVIASKDVVVDPNSVIVDLDEYRKEN
- a CDS encoding AMP-binding protein; protein product: MNYITNLYKVITSSREDTAFCIKDTFYSYKQLGKEIARIRNVINDTIPENDKLVGLVTNDDIYTYASILALWFEGKAYVPVNPLTPKERNVHVFELTNSVYVLDSSEKSIYEDSFTVITTATLQNNGSASKPKPVNKEDIAYILFTSGTTGVPKGVPITFHNVESLVNAVDADSEFNLVSSDRCLQMFELTFDFSVVTYLFPLLKGASIYTIPSNAIKYLQVFRLMETYKLTVLTMVPSIINYLRPYYSEIIAPEVRYCSFGGGALHADIAAEWSECISNARIFNYYGPTEFTVYSGYYPYDAVSATKAHNGIISIGRELAGVRYMIVDADNNEVAVGETGELCLIGDQLTAGYWKNKERNEVSFFNFDEKGKQLRAYKTGDLCFVDEEGDFMYVGRADFQVKIRGYRVELAEIEYHAKTVVEKKVNIVALDITNSLGNAELGLAIESEVFELDAMIAYMKKKMPPYMIPTHYKFVDEFPHSINGKINRKELRTFFTQ
- a CDS encoding glycosyltransferase family 4 protein; the protein is MKKIIRVTTVPLSLGGLLKGQLKFMSQYFDIKGISSSGGDKLQKVSEEEQIPVIGVEMTRKITPLQDLKAVYQLYKIFRKEKPDIVHSHTPKAGTLSMIAAKLAGVPIRLHTIAGLPLLVATGSKRKLLDRVEKITYRCASKIYPNSYGLKDIIEQNKYTKPNKLKVIGKGSSNGIDTAHFDPAIYTENEKDAFRKDLGITPSDFVFLFVGRLVTDKGINELIHAFRKINEENDSVKLLLVGPFEKELDPVTKETEDEIETNKNIISLGWQDDVRPYFAIANVLTFPSYREGFPNVVMQSGAMGLPSIVTDINGCNEIVKEGVNGMIIPVKDANSLYDKMKEILTNGILYTRLAKNARAVIVKDYERQFIWDSLLEEYTKLLEQQH
- a CDS encoding sugar-transfer associated ATP-grasp domain-containing protein, which gives rise to MKQRISVFLNDKERKPILKIIKEAIVFWFVKKELPFFYFGKFLYRKNVTNYTDYLSSKEVDEITLSKKMHQYQYASILRNKLSFAVYMEYNGLPVPKLIGYNLNNTFFYKKKGVSVTDTKELHSFFSTLFETEMKDEIFIKSIKDMGGNGCFLVRKDTLKKQLEKYGDYLLSNDCIYQEVVIQHDDINKIYPHSINTLRFDSYIDKKGTIHILSAFMRFGAGGSVIDNGSSGGYYLSVNMEKGVLSGETHQLMKYGGNKLKAHPDTEVVFDEYKIPFFEEACELIKKAVIYIPDRIIGWDIAISNKGPVIIEGNDNNSFITPDIAYGGYLKHPLFKEIMNEVK
- a CDS encoding CoF synthetase, coding for MDKVKKGKVKNHYQDIKYIIENPLHPKVMAKKDDSLINILDHAVHSTDFYKKYREYSSIHDFPIIDKNIIRDQFNGFQAASYIDEPKQEVFTSGSTGTPFRLFHDMSKRDRNTADNIYFSERGGYTLGNELTYFRLWKTYGKKSFLTNKIKNIIPVDVFSLKENHVIEDILDKLRKNKSTMSWLGYVSAIEKICRYMDEKNSSPLPGKLVSVITISEKLNDYTRDAMKKYFGINPISRYSNTENGIIAQEIHTEEDGFIINTASYYVEILDIETNTPVENGAIGKIVVTDLYNYCMPVIRYDTGDIGAKHMIDGKEILCRIEGRKMDVLTDTKGEAIYSNIMYVANHYQELKQCQLIQKDHGVYLFKINIEGVFQREAEFIKKYRDFLGADATISVEYVDEIPLLDSGKRRFMVNEMKN
- a CDS encoding formyltransferase family protein, with amino-acid sequence MSTEKKINWAILVTGWGRNAKDTLEAFDNKKFDKSKIRLVVYQEEPCGAAEKAREMGVETLQLVRKEFDSAVAYQEKLIQVLKEREIDFIFMLNYKYIIREAMLKAFPDRILNIHPSLFPSFLGTKTAIQDALAYGVKITGITTHIIDDKVDEGKILCQKAIKVKEGDTFDTLYPKFAKQGRKIIIKTIQEIERSHIL